From the Dethiosulfovibrio salsuginis genome, one window contains:
- a CDS encoding pyridoxal phosphate-dependent aminotransferase, producing MRPLPVSYVRNLLPVVHGGVDYQEIASKGLKVEDIVDFSVSINPFPSHEEVLQAALSSELRVYPDRYSGALRDRLASLNGVEPSSVIVTNGASQAIWLVAMAYLKAGRKASVVAPAYGEYAAPSIAMGAEISMWDFSRSMLWGAPDMDTLLCDRIASDPPTILWLCSPNNPTGYTAREDQIGRLIECCSLGPTILVVDEAYRNFMADPPRLERFLSSRRLILLRSMTKDYGLPGVRLGYALGSDEAIKAMSSVQPDWSVGAQAQSVGMAVLDKEGYYREQWRDLRAEKARLFDSLKGMGITVIPGEANFVLCHHPRSDEIMAYLKGKNILVRDCRSFGLEGFFRIGVKTRDVDDVLLGAISSFFANERRSR from the coding sequence ATGAGGCCTCTACCTGTTTCTTACGTAAGGAACCTTCTCCCTGTGGTTCACGGTGGAGTGGACTACCAGGAGATAGCGTCTAAAGGACTCAAGGTCGAGGATATCGTCGATTTCAGCGTATCCATAAATCCCTTTCCTTCACACGAAGAGGTTCTCCAAGCGGCCCTATCGTCGGAGCTAAGGGTCTATCCTGACCGATATTCCGGGGCCTTGAGGGACCGACTTGCCAGCTTAAACGGCGTGGAGCCATCGTCGGTCATAGTGACCAACGGAGCCTCCCAGGCCATATGGCTGGTCGCAATGGCCTACCTCAAGGCCGGCAGAAAGGCCTCGGTGGTGGCTCCGGCTTACGGCGAGTACGCAGCTCCCTCTATCGCCATGGGGGCGGAGATCTCTATGTGGGATTTTTCTCGGTCTATGCTCTGGGGTGCTCCTGATATGGATACCCTGCTCTGCGACCGTATAGCCTCCGACCCTCCTACGATTTTATGGCTATGCAGCCCCAATAATCCCACCGGCTATACCGCCAGGGAGGATCAGATAGGTCGGCTTATCGAGTGCTGTTCCCTTGGGCCCACTATTTTGGTCGTGGACGAGGCCTACAGGAACTTTATGGCCGACCCACCTAGGCTGGAGAGGTTTTTGAGCTCCAGGAGGCTGATACTGCTCCGGTCTATGACCAAAGACTACGGCCTTCCAGGGGTCCGGCTCGGCTACGCTCTCGGATCCGACGAGGCCATAAAGGCTATGAGCTCGGTCCAGCCCGACTGGAGCGTCGGGGCACAGGCTCAGTCGGTAGGTATGGCGGTGCTCGATAAGGAGGGGTACTATCGGGAGCAGTGGCGGGATCTAAGGGCGGAGAAGGCTCGGCTTTTCGATTCCCTCAAGGGTATGGGCATAACCGTTATACCTGGCGAGGCCAACTTCGTGCTGTGTCACCATCCCAGGTCCGACGAGATAATGGCCTACCTTAAAGGCAAGAACATACTGGTCAGGGACTGTCGTTCCTTTGGCTTAGAGGGCTTTTTTAGGATAGGGGTAAAGACCAGGGACGTAGACGACGTCCTTTTAGGGGCTATATCCTCGTTTTTTGCGAATGAGAGGCGATCGAGATAG
- the cobU gene encoding bifunctional adenosylcobinamide kinase/adenosylcobinamide-phosphate guanylyltransferase encodes MVLGGARSGKSGFAQERVCELASLDDPVYYVATAFIKDDEMARRVERHRSDRPDGWITLEAQREVHKAIERLPVRSILLLDCVTMMITNFMFDQRTDWDDLSKEDEDRLISSTLSYVDQVLMAIRGRSIKAVLVSNEVGMGLVPPYPLGRIFRDIAGWVNQAIAKEADSVFLLTAGIPQRIKGEPR; translated from the coding sequence TTGGTCCTTGGAGGGGCCAGGAGCGGTAAAAGCGGTTTCGCCCAGGAGCGAGTTTGCGAGCTGGCGTCCTTGGACGATCCGGTCTATTACGTCGCTACCGCTTTTATAAAAGACGATGAAATGGCCCGGAGGGTGGAGAGACATAGATCTGACCGCCCTGATGGATGGATAACCCTGGAGGCCCAGAGGGAGGTCCATAAGGCGATAGAGAGGCTCCCTGTCCGATCTATTCTCCTGCTGGACTGTGTCACTATGATGATAACCAACTTCATGTTTGACCAGAGGACCGATTGGGATGATCTGTCTAAAGAGGACGAGGATAGGTTGATATCCTCTACCCTGAGCTACGTCGATCAGGTGCTGATGGCCATCAGAGGTCGGTCCATAAAGGCGGTCCTCGTCTCCAACGAGGTGGGCATGGGGCTGGTGCCTCCCTATCCTCTAGGCAGGATATTCAGGGATATAGCGGGCTGGGTCAATCAGGCTATAGCTAAGGAGGCGGATTCGGTGTTTTTGCTGACCGCCGGCATTCCCCAGAGGATAAAGGGGGAGCCTCGATGA
- the cobS gene encoding adenosylcobinamide-GDP ribazoletransferase has protein sequence MRFLLALSFMTSIPVSLGRMMSDEEMGQSTRWFPAVGGVIGGLVSSLFVLSSYILPPSVSGAIALIFWIAITRGLHLDGLADTFDGLGGGATRERALEIMKDSRIGTFGALAIGSVLILKFAALSSFGPRGFYWILVSPILARWAVVWSIFHFPPARKDGAGRVFVSSCRRLELSVASGFALVASTVLLGWIGIVVLGVTGVVAYFVGCWISRHLNGLTGDSYGCICEMIEALVLVAGSLVLQGRL, from the coding sequence ATGAGGTTTTTGCTGGCCTTGTCGTTTATGACCTCCATACCTGTGTCTTTAGGACGAATGATGTCCGACGAGGAGATGGGGCAGAGCACACGGTGGTTCCCAGCGGTAGGCGGGGTTATCGGGGGACTGGTGTCCTCCCTATTCGTCCTAAGCAGCTATATCCTCCCTCCTTCGGTTTCGGGGGCTATCGCTTTGATATTCTGGATAGCCATTACCAGAGGTCTCCATCTCGACGGATTGGCGGATACCTTCGACGGTTTAGGAGGAGGGGCTACCAGGGAGAGGGCACTTGAGATAATGAAAGACAGTCGAATAGGTACTTTCGGAGCTCTGGCTATAGGATCTGTCTTGATCCTGAAGTTTGCCGCTCTATCCTCTTTCGGCCCCCGGGGATTTTACTGGATTTTGGTATCCCCTATCTTGGCGAGGTGGGCGGTGGTGTGGTCTATTTTCCATTTTCCCCCTGCCAGAAAGGACGGTGCTGGACGGGTTTTCGTCAGTTCCTGTCGTCGGCTTGAGTTGTCCGTGGCGTCGGGCTTTGCTCTTGTCGCCTCTACGGTTCTCCTGGGGTGGATAGGCATAGTGGTCCTTGGGGTTACAGGGGTGGTCGCTTACTTCGTCGGCTGTTGGATATCCCGTCACTTAAACGGCCTTACCGGAGATAGCTATGGCTGTATATGCGAGATGATAGAGGCCCTGGTCCTCGTCGCAGGGTCGCTGGTCCTACAGGGTAGGCTATAA
- the cbiB gene encoding adenosylcobinamide-phosphate synthase CbiB, protein MIQTLIVLILAVLVDRLIGEPPEELHPVCWMGKFIEFAWNRRPSKGLFLYGAFMVASGTMFFALLGPLVSLLWWPVSFVFSVWFLKGTMSASGLLDAGREVYVALVAGDLAQARGKLAWHLVSRDTSDLSSQEVAGAAVESLSENLSDGWVGPILAYSLFGLPGALAYRFVNTCDSMVGYRHGDFELGGKASALLDDLFNILPARLSALLLVVGAWSSEVDWRGAIRSSFRFHRATESPNAGWPMAAIAGALGITLTKRGCYSIPGGDGDPDVEDLYLSMKVVSVAQLATVAFGFALIVGMR, encoded by the coding sequence ATGATTCAAACTTTAATCGTCTTGATTTTGGCTGTATTGGTGGACCGGCTTATAGGGGAGCCACCTGAGGAACTTCATCCTGTTTGCTGGATGGGCAAGTTCATCGAATTTGCGTGGAATCGACGTCCTTCCAAAGGGCTTTTCCTTTATGGAGCCTTTATGGTTGCCTCGGGGACGATGTTTTTCGCCCTGCTAGGTCCTTTGGTGTCACTGCTGTGGTGGCCTGTGTCTTTCGTCTTTTCGGTGTGGTTTCTCAAAGGGACTATGTCCGCTAGCGGCCTTTTAGACGCAGGGAGAGAGGTGTACGTCGCCCTGGTCGCTGGAGACCTCGCCCAGGCGAGGGGAAAGCTGGCCTGGCACTTGGTCAGCAGGGATACCTCCGATCTCTCCTCTCAGGAGGTCGCCGGGGCGGCGGTGGAGTCTCTGTCGGAGAATCTCTCCGACGGGTGGGTTGGCCCTATTTTAGCCTACAGCCTCTTCGGCCTTCCTGGAGCTTTGGCGTATCGATTTGTAAATACCTGTGACTCTATGGTTGGGTACAGGCACGGTGACTTTGAGTTAGGTGGAAAGGCCTCCGCCTTGCTGGACGACCTCTTTAACATACTGCCCGCCAGGCTGTCCGCTTTGCTCCTGGTCGTCGGTGCATGGTCCTCGGAGGTCGACTGGAGGGGAGCTATCCGTTCTTCCTTCAGATTTCACCGGGCCACCGAGAGCCCTAACGCCGGATGGCCTATGGCGGCTATAGCAGGTGCTTTGGGGATTACCTTGACGAAAAGGGGCTGCTACTCTATCCCCGGAGGTGACGGAGATCCTGACGTCGAGGATCTATACCTTTCCATGAAGGTCGTCTCGGTGGCTCAATTAGCCACCGTCGCCTTTGGATTCGCGTTGATCGTAGGTATGAGATGA
- a CDS encoding cobyric acid synthase: MKSRSIMLQGTSSDVGKSVLATGLCRIFARKGISVAPFKAQNMALNSYVTLDGKEMGRAQVDQARAAGLEPSVEMNPVLLKPEGHSRSQVVVMGKPMNSLSALDYHDRKKELWGHVTQALDDLRSRFDLLVVEGAGSPAEINLKANDIVNMRVATYLQSPVLLVGDIDRGGVFASLYGTMALLEEEEKSLVKGFLINKFRGDPALIGSGLEMLRDLTGRPTLGLIPYLDRLEIAQEDSVFLEGNSRISQGSLDLAVIGYPRTSNYDDMDALAVEADVGVRFVRSSAELGHPDCVILPGSKSTVADLMWMRDNGLERAIKDLASRGTSVVGVCGGFQMMGRWIRDPENVESQESQVPGMGLLDGITDFCGEKRTVRSRGQVISPAEALLPFKGMTVEGYEIHMGRTTSAMPIFNLSEGPDGASDPSGRIWGTYLHGVFDLPEFRRAWLASLGWSPSGEALSLRELRERAFDRLADHMEEHMDMKALEAILGL; this comes from the coding sequence ATGAAATCAAGATCTATAATGCTTCAGGGCACCTCGTCGGATGTAGGTAAGAGCGTCCTCGCAACCGGTCTGTGCCGGATTTTCGCTCGAAAGGGAATATCGGTAGCCCCTTTTAAGGCTCAGAATATGGCCCTGAATTCCTACGTCACCCTCGACGGAAAGGAGATGGGAAGGGCTCAGGTGGACCAGGCCAGAGCGGCAGGTCTGGAGCCTTCGGTGGAGATGAACCCTGTGCTCCTAAAGCCTGAGGGCCATTCCAGGTCTCAGGTGGTGGTCATGGGAAAGCCTATGAATAGCCTCTCCGCCTTGGATTACCACGACAGGAAAAAAGAGCTTTGGGGTCACGTGACCCAGGCTCTCGACGATCTCAGAAGCAGGTTTGATCTTTTGGTGGTGGAGGGCGCCGGCAGTCCTGCGGAGATAAACCTTAAGGCCAACGATATAGTGAATATGAGGGTGGCGACTTACCTCCAATCCCCGGTCCTACTGGTCGGCGATATCGACAGAGGAGGTGTATTTGCATCCCTTTACGGCACTATGGCCCTGTTGGAGGAGGAGGAAAAGTCGTTGGTGAAGGGCTTTTTGATCAACAAGTTTCGAGGCGACCCGGCGCTTATAGGCTCGGGGCTGGAGATGCTACGGGATTTAACAGGCCGCCCGACCTTAGGGCTTATTCCCTACCTCGATCGGCTGGAAATAGCCCAGGAGGACTCGGTTTTTCTGGAGGGAAATAGCCGTATATCCCAAGGCAGTCTCGATCTGGCGGTTATCGGCTATCCCAGAACGTCCAACTACGACGATATGGATGCCCTCGCTGTCGAGGCCGACGTAGGGGTCCGATTCGTCCGTAGTTCCGCCGAGCTGGGCCATCCTGACTGTGTCATCCTCCCGGGGAGCAAGAGCACCGTGGCCGACCTTATGTGGATGAGGGACAACGGTTTAGAGAGGGCCATAAAGGATCTGGCGTCTCGAGGGACCTCGGTGGTAGGGGTTTGCGGAGGATTTCAGATGATGGGACGATGGATCAGGGACCCCGAAAACGTGGAGAGCCAGGAGTCCCAGGTTCCAGGTATGGGGCTTCTGGACGGGATAACCGATTTTTGCGGAGAAAAAAGGACCGTCCGGTCCAGGGGGCAGGTAATCTCCCCGGCGGAGGCTCTTTTACCTTTTAAAGGTATGACAGTCGAGGGATACGAAATCCATATGGGGCGGACCACCTCGGCGATGCCGATTTTTAACCTATCCGAAGGTCCCGACGGAGCGTCCGATCCCTCTGGCAGGATATGGGGAACCTACCTCCACGGTGTTTTCGACCTTCCCGAGTTCAGGAGAGCCTGGTTGGCGTCTCTCGGCTGGTCTCCTTCCGGTGAGGCCCTGTCCCTAAGGGAACTCAGGGAAAGGGCTTTCGATCGACTGGCGGATCACATGGAGGAGCATATGGATATGAAGGCCCTGGAGGCTATATTGGGGCTATGA
- a CDS encoding GHMP family kinase ATP-binding protein, giving the protein MRAVACCPGTCGELFQGWPEGVSQLISCPVGLWSKVEISASPGDGRFFVPGHMSKTERALKVALDLWGEAMDIYLRQETQLVGARGYASSTADILASLYGLAACLGRPLPPEEATEIAVAVEPSDSLAWEGLVLMDHRRFSRHRYLGPVPDLMLAVFDPGGEVDTVSFNERVYSRPDRDYDRILADLEKGLHDRNWPLFAVAATESALANQSILRKDDLESILEAALSNGALGIVTAHSGTLSGAIFQKERLKGESLLWPPELGDPFYVPMVSGGVRLLEVEL; this is encoded by the coding sequence ATGAGGGCGGTTGCCTGCTGTCCTGGCACCTGTGGAGAGCTCTTTCAGGGATGGCCAGAGGGGGTCTCTCAGCTGATATCCTGCCCTGTCGGCCTGTGGTCCAAAGTGGAGATCTCCGCCAGCCCTGGAGATGGAAGGTTTTTCGTGCCTGGACATATGTCCAAGACCGAGAGGGCTCTGAAGGTGGCGTTAGACCTGTGGGGGGAGGCTATGGATATCTACCTTCGTCAGGAGACCCAGCTGGTCGGGGCTAGAGGTTACGCCAGCAGTACCGCCGATATTCTGGCCTCTCTCTACGGTTTGGCCGCCTGTCTAGGTCGGCCTTTACCTCCTGAAGAGGCCACCGAGATAGCTGTGGCGGTGGAGCCCTCCGATAGCCTGGCCTGGGAGGGCCTTGTCCTTATGGATCACCGTAGATTTTCCCGCCATCGCTATCTAGGGCCCGTCCCTGATCTGATGTTGGCGGTTTTCGATCCTGGAGGGGAGGTCGATACGGTGTCCTTCAACGAGAGGGTGTATTCTCGTCCTGACAGGGATTACGACCGTATTTTAGCCGATCTGGAAAAAGGTCTGCACGACCGAAACTGGCCTTTGTTCGCCGTTGCCGCTACGGAGAGCGCTTTGGCAAATCAATCTATACTCCGCAAAGATGACCTTGAGTCGATTTTGGAGGCTGCCCTCTCAAACGGAGCGTTAGGTATAGTGACAGCCCACAGCGGTACCCTCTCCGGAGCTATCTTCCAAAAGGAACGTCTCAAAGGGGAGTCTCTTTTGTGGCCTCCTGAGCTAGGGGATCCTTTCTACGTTCCCATGGTATCAGGAGGGGTTCGTCTACTGGAGGTTGAACTATGA